In the genome of Burkholderia sp. PAMC 26561, the window CGGTGGCTTGCGCCTGAACCTGCAATGGTCGTTGCTCGAAGAAACGGTCGGGGCCGCGTTGCGCGCGTGTCGCCGAGTGCTGGATGGCCGTACGGTCGACGTCCGCTTGCCGGCCGACCTGCCGTTCCTGCAACTCGATGCCGTGCTGATGGAACGGCTCTTCTCGAATCTGCTGGAGAACGCTGCCAAGTACACGCCGACAGGCTCGAAACTCGTGATCGGCGCGCAGAACGTCAGCGCGGGTGGAAAGCCCTTTGTGCGTGTGTACATAGACGATAACGGGCCCGGTCTTCCCGCGAACATGGAAGACCGCGTCTTCGAGAAATTCACGCGTGGGGAGAAGGAGTCGGCAAAGCCGGGTATTGGCCTCGGGCTCTCGATCTGCCGCGCGATCGTGGAGGCCCACGGTGGTACGATCGGCGCTGACAATCGCCTGAGCGCGACCGCTCGAGAAACGCAAATAGAAGGCGCGCGCTTCTGGTTCACGCTGCCGGTCGAGCCCGCGCCGCCCGTCCCTTCTCTCTTCGATGAAGTCGAACAGGACTTCGCCGATTTCCCTCAGTCCGACCCGAAAAGCGCATGAGCGAACCTACTGTCACCGTCGTGCTGATCGAGGACGAAAAGCAGATTCGCCGCTTCGTGCGTGCGTCGCTCGAGGCCGAAGGCATCACCGTGCACGAAGCGGAAACGGGCAAGCAAGGCCTGGTGGAAGCGGCCACGCGCAAGCCCGATCTGCTGATCGTGGATCTTGGTTTGCCGGATACGGATGGTCTCGATGTGATACGCGAGCTGCGGAGCTGGACGGAGCTGCCGGTGATCGTTTTATCGGCGCGTACGCAAGAGGAAGAAAAGGTCGCCGCGCTCGATGCTGGCGCGGACGATTACCTGACCAAGCCCTTCGGCGTATCGGAATTGATGGCGCGGATTCGCGCGCATTTGCGCCGGCGCAACCAGGCGGCATCGAGTGAATCGCCGTT includes:
- the kdpE gene encoding two-component system response regulator KdpE, with product MSEPTVTVVLIEDEKQIRRFVRASLEAEGITVHEAETGKQGLVEAATRKPDLLIVDLGLPDTDGLDVIRELRSWTELPVIVLSARTQEEEKVAALDAGADDYLTKPFGVSELMARIRAHLRRRNQAASSESPLVKFGEVSIDLGLRQVTRAGAAVHLTPIEYRLLSTLVRHAGRVLTHRQLLREVWGPSHVESHHYLRIYMAHLRQKLERDAAQPEHIVTETGVGYRLVGAV